One stretch of Flavobacterium sp. 9 DNA includes these proteins:
- a CDS encoding T9SS type A sorting domain-containing protein, with amino-acid sequence MQEKITKEKFSVKAYLTVIVLLFALCSSAQTYEFENGTRTNSANIQNCDACSNKIVGNLGGDSSVSVNVSVATTGWYKLQLFYCTGDPRTIRLTAGSATAISIPCDPSGGWSTAASQNISVYLNSGTTTLLWDNTNSWAPNLDKFVLTPMAASTTQTVNFGTNNSVVYNLTNKTYNVKFNGATVITNASAYASSDQQYVSSNFASAVYSTESFTDNIGSGTKHIFTLSGNYTLGMQQIFYTYTNKNYLAVQVVLTGNGSNCYKMSPLTSNQVTPNFGTGDTRAVFVPYDNDAWVRYNAYPLNAADFTASEITNIYNNTNRKGLVIGSLEHTKWKTGITVNGGGTSSAYVSVIAGWTKKEVTRDTRGHGWVNVGQTSCPSPKVIINANDDWRTGFEEFAQANAALQPKYIFDWTAPKPMGWNSWGAMQTSINLTKVNAVVDFFKNDCPAFKTEDNTLFIDLDSYWDNMSDAQLAQFVTYAKSKGFKAGIYWAPFVDWGKYNRQVEGSSYNYNQCWTTVNGAPFELDGAYAMDPTSPGTKARIHYFINRFKAAGFEMVKVDFLTHASIEADSFVNYQLHTGMEAYQEGMKYLVDEINGTMLVEAAISPNIATGPYVHMRRIACDAYSSIGDSDYTLNSTTYGWWQNQIYDYLDADHVVFGTVTAGENRARLLGSIVTGTITSGDDFSVAGAWKAKAQSLLQNNDVMNVARADIQFRPADGNTGYNAANVFSATKNGVTYVAVFNYSNAAVTNNVNLSRLGLGSGNYTVKELYSGTTSTSQGTLSVQLPQADAALYAISVATNLSTPNYFKTAATNYVFPNPASSTFRIKFDHTINGPVALSMYDIAGKEVWKTTIIAEDMITSEVPVNGLSKGVYMIKASTEGNSVQNFKFVKN; translated from the coding sequence ATGCAAGAAAAAATTACAAAAGAAAAATTTTCGGTTAAAGCATATCTTACCGTCATAGTATTATTATTTGCCTTATGCAGTTCGGCTCAGACTTATGAATTCGAAAATGGCACGCGCACCAATAGCGCCAACATACAAAACTGCGATGCCTGTTCCAACAAAATAGTTGGGAATTTGGGCGGTGACAGCAGTGTTTCGGTAAACGTTTCTGTAGCGACAACTGGCTGGTACAAGCTGCAATTGTTTTATTGCACGGGAGATCCGCGAACAATTCGTTTAACGGCAGGATCAGCAACAGCAATTTCAATTCCGTGTGATCCTAGCGGAGGCTGGAGTACCGCAGCTTCGCAAAACATCAGTGTATATTTAAACAGCGGAACCACTACTCTGCTTTGGGATAACACGAATTCCTGGGCGCCCAATTTAGACAAGTTTGTTTTGACACCAATGGCGGCGTCAACAACTCAAACGGTGAATTTTGGAACAAATAACAGTGTGGTTTACAATTTAACCAACAAAACGTATAACGTAAAATTTAATGGCGCTACAGTAATTACTAATGCATCTGCTTATGCGTCTAGCGATCAACAATATGTGAGCAGTAATTTTGCTTCAGCGGTTTATTCTACAGAATCTTTTACGGATAATATTGGAAGCGGCACGAAGCATATTTTCACTTTAAGTGGAAATTATACGTTGGGAATGCAACAGATTTTCTACACTTATACCAACAAAAATTACCTTGCCGTTCAGGTTGTCCTTACGGGAAATGGTTCTAATTGCTACAAAATGTCACCTTTGACGAGTAATCAGGTTACACCAAACTTTGGTACGGGAGATACCAGAGCAGTTTTTGTACCTTATGATAATGATGCTTGGGTTCGTTATAATGCTTATCCGCTTAATGCTGCAGATTTTACAGCATCTGAGATTACTAATATTTACAATAATACGAACCGAAAAGGATTGGTTATTGGTTCTCTTGAACACACAAAATGGAAAACGGGAATTACGGTAAATGGCGGCGGAACCTCATCTGCCTACGTTTCAGTTATTGCAGGATGGACAAAAAAGGAAGTTACAAGAGATACTCGTGGTCATGGCTGGGTAAATGTTGGTCAAACAAGTTGTCCTTCGCCTAAAGTAATTATAAATGCAAATGACGATTGGCGAACTGGTTTCGAAGAATTTGCTCAGGCAAATGCGGCGCTTCAACCTAAATATATTTTCGACTGGACAGCACCAAAACCAATGGGTTGGAATAGTTGGGGCGCAATGCAGACTTCTATTAATTTAACAAAGGTTAATGCCGTTGTAGACTTTTTTAAGAATGATTGTCCGGCTTTCAAAACCGAAGACAATACTTTATTCATAGATCTTGATTCGTATTGGGATAATATGTCTGATGCACAACTGGCACAATTTGTTACTTATGCCAAAAGCAAAGGTTTTAAAGCCGGTATTTATTGGGCTCCGTTTGTAGATTGGGGAAAATACAATCGTCAGGTCGAAGGCAGTTCGTACAACTACAATCAATGTTGGACTACCGTTAATGGTGCTCCTTTTGAATTGGATGGCGCTTATGCAATGGACCCAACAAGTCCGGGAACTAAGGCCAGAATACATTATTTTATCAATCGTTTTAAAGCCGCTGGTTTTGAAATGGTAAAAGTCGACTTTTTGACGCACGCCAGTATCGAAGCTGATAGTTTTGTGAATTATCAATTGCATACAGGAATGGAGGCTTATCAGGAAGGAATGAAATATTTAGTAGACGAAATTAATGGTACAATGTTAGTCGAAGCTGCGATATCGCCTAATATTGCGACGGGACCTTATGTACATATGCGCCGTATTGCCTGCGATGCTTACAGCAGTATTGGCGATAGCGATTATACGCTTAACAGCACGACTTATGGCTGGTGGCAAAATCAAATTTATGATTATCTGGATGCGGATCACGTTGTGTTTGGAACTGTTACTGCGGGAGAAAATCGTGCTAGACTTTTAGGCAGTATTGTAACAGGAACGATTACAAGTGGTGATGATTTCTCTGTTGCAGGCGCGTGGAAAGCAAAAGCACAATCACTTTTACAAAATAATGATGTTATGAATGTTGCCCGCGCTGATATTCAATTCCGCCCTGCAGATGGAAATACAGGTTATAATGCTGCCAATGTTTTTTCGGCTACAAAAAACGGCGTTACTTATGTTGCTGTGTTTAATTATAGCAATGCTGCAGTAACCAACAATGTCAATTTAAGCCGTCTTGGTTTAGGCTCGGGAAATTATACAGTTAAAGAATTGTATTCTGGTACAACTAGTACATCGCAAGGAACTTTGAGTGTTCAATTGCCTCAGGCTGATGCTGCTTTGTATGCAATTTCGGTGGCAACAAATTTAAGTACACCAAATTATTTTAAAACTGCGGCGACCAATTATGTGTTTCCAAATCCTGCATCAAGTACTTTCAGAATAAAATTTGATCATACTATAAATGGTCCTGTTGCGCTTTCTATGTACGATATAGCCGGAAAAGAAGTTTGGAAAACTACTATTATTGCCGAAGACATGATTACTTCTGAAGTTCCTGTAAATGGTCTTTCAAAAGGAGTTTATATGATAAAAGCTTCAACAGAAGGGAATTCGGTACAAAACTTTAAATTCGTTAAAAATTAA
- a CDS encoding TetR/AcrR family transcriptional regulator, translating into MAPKSKDASTEERIKEAARTVFTQKGYSATRTRDIAEEAGINLALLNYYFRSKEKLFELVMAEKVAKLFGVIAPVVNNEHTSLDEKVTLIADAYITMLTQNPGLPLFVLSEIRNNPEHFGNKMQAGKLLTESYFVKQLLEKRPDIHPLHFIINVLSMCIFPFIAKPVLESAGVMSDNQLSDFTEERKTLIVKWFKAMIDS; encoded by the coding sequence ATGGCACCAAAAAGCAAAGACGCAAGCACTGAGGAAAGAATAAAAGAAGCAGCCCGAACTGTATTTACACAAAAGGGATATTCGGCTACGCGAACTCGTGATATTGCTGAAGAAGCAGGAATTAATCTGGCATTGCTAAACTATTATTTCAGAAGTAAAGAGAAACTTTTTGAGCTTGTAATGGCTGAGAAAGTAGCAAAGTTGTTTGGCGTAATTGCACCAGTTGTCAATAATGAACATACTTCGCTTGACGAAAAAGTAACCTTAATTGCTGATGCTTATATCACAATGTTGACTCAAAATCCTGGTTTGCCTTTGTTTGTTTTAAGTGAAATCAGGAATAATCCGGAACATTTTGGGAATAAAATGCAAGCCGGAAAATTATTGACTGAATCTTATTTTGTGAAGCAATTATTAGAAAAAAGACCCGATATTCATCCGTTGCATTTTATTATAAATGTTTTGTCGATGTGTATTTTTCCATTTATTGCGAAACCGGTTTTAGAATCAGCCGGAGTGATGTCAGATAATCAATTAAGCGATTTTACGGAAGAAAGAAAGACTTTAATTGTAAAATGGTTTAAAGCTATGATAGATTCGTAG
- a CDS encoding TolC family protein — protein sequence MKRLLIVVLVIFPVFQFYAQQERKFLKLEDCYALAEENYPLSKKRDLIAKSSEFTIDNIAKGYYPKFDIFGQATYQSDVTKLPVRLPGLEVPILKNDQYRAYAEVNQLLYDGGALKQQKEIVEKQTKVSEQQLKVDLYAVKQRITELYFGILVFDEQLRQNDLLKNDINIGIKTVEAQLANGTAFRSSVDLLKAEYLKADQIAIGIRNYRKSYLDMLGLFINSELTSDTKLETPANIVNSTEIKRPELDLFSYRNESLEIGKKTIEIQNLPKFNFFVQGGMGNPGLNMLEEGWKGYYIGGVRLNWSLTGLYTDKKQKQIIDINKQQIEVDKEVFLFNTNQSVKQQNAEITKLEEYLVSDTEIIMLRNNVKKAALAQLENGVIDSSDYLRDVNEENTATQNKIIHETDLLLAKYRQKLITGN from the coding sequence ATGAAAAGGTTATTGATTGTTGTACTGGTTATTTTTCCTGTATTTCAGTTTTATGCACAGCAAGAACGCAAGTTTTTAAAACTCGAAGATTGTTATGCATTGGCAGAAGAAAATTATCCATTGTCTAAAAAAAGAGATTTAATTGCCAAAAGCAGCGAATTTACGATTGATAATATTGCGAAAGGATATTATCCGAAGTTTGATATTTTTGGTCAGGCAACGTATCAGTCAGATGTTACAAAATTGCCTGTTAGACTGCCAGGTTTAGAAGTTCCGATTTTAAAAAATGATCAATATCGGGCTTACGCCGAAGTAAACCAGCTTCTTTATGACGGAGGCGCTTTGAAACAACAGAAAGAAATTGTCGAAAAGCAAACCAAAGTTTCAGAACAACAACTTAAAGTCGATTTATATGCGGTAAAACAGCGTATTACTGAACTTTATTTTGGAATCCTTGTTTTTGATGAACAGCTTCGTCAGAATGATTTGCTTAAAAACGACATCAATATCGGGATAAAAACCGTTGAAGCTCAGCTTGCAAATGGTACGGCTTTTAGAAGCAGCGTTGATTTGCTTAAAGCAGAATATCTAAAAGCAGATCAAATTGCGATTGGGATTCGGAATTATAGAAAGTCATATTTAGACATGCTCGGACTTTTCATTAATTCAGAATTGACTTCGGATACAAAATTAGAAACTCCTGCAAATATTGTAAATTCAACAGAGATTAAACGTCCTGAACTGGATCTTTTTAGTTATCGAAATGAAAGCCTTGAAATCGGCAAAAAAACAATTGAAATTCAGAATTTACCAAAGTTCAATTTTTTCGTGCAAGGCGGTATGGGAAATCCGGGATTGAATATGCTCGAAGAAGGCTGGAAAGGCTATTATATTGGCGGCGTTAGACTTAATTGGTCTTTAACGGGACTTTATACGGATAAAAAACAAAAGCAAATTATCGATATTAATAAGCAACAAATCGAAGTCGATAAGGAAGTTTTTCTTTTTAATACCAATCAATCTGTCAAACAGCAAAATGCCGAAATCACGAAGCTTGAAGAATATCTGGTTTCTGATACTGAAATCATAATGCTTAGAAATAATGTGAAGAAAGCAGCTTTGGCACAATTAGAAAATGGCGTTATCGATTCCAGCGATTATTTGCGTGATGTAAACGAAGAAAATACGGCAACGCAAAACAAAATAATCCATGAAACTGATTTGCTTTTGGCCAAATACAGACAAAAATTAATAACCGGTAATTAA
- a CDS encoding HlyD family secretion protein: MKRVLFITIAAFAISCSNNKNEFDATGTFEAVETIIPAEAGGIIKELKVEEGNALKENQVVGYIDTIQLSLKRDQLLAQIKATQSKKPDINSQLDVYREELRQAKIDQLRMQNLVKADAATRKQLDDATTKVAVLQKQINALQTQLNISTTGIDDETQTLKVQISQIKDQLSKSKIVNKTNGTVLTKYAEVGEMATIGKPMYKIADLSTIILRVYITGDQLPTLKLNDKVKVFVDATNKTYKEYEGVVEWISDKAEFTPKTIQTKDERANLVYAVKVRVKNDGYLKIGMYGEVKLSK, encoded by the coding sequence ATGAAAAGAGTATTATTCATAACAATAGCAGCATTTGCAATATCATGTTCGAACAACAAAAATGAATTTGACGCTACAGGAACTTTTGAAGCCGTAGAAACTATTATTCCCGCAGAAGCTGGTGGAATTATCAAAGAATTGAAGGTTGAGGAAGGAAATGCTTTAAAAGAAAATCAGGTTGTAGGTTATATCGATACGATCCAACTTTCGCTTAAGCGCGATCAATTATTAGCGCAAATTAAAGCAACACAAAGTAAAAAACCGGATATTAACTCGCAATTAGATGTTTACAGAGAAGAATTGCGTCAGGCGAAAATTGATCAGCTACGCATGCAAAACCTTGTAAAAGCTGATGCCGCAACGAGAAAACAGCTTGATGATGCTACAACAAAAGTTGCCGTATTGCAAAAACAAATTAATGCTTTGCAAACGCAATTGAATATTAGCACAACAGGAATTGATGACGAAACGCAGACTTTAAAAGTTCAGATAAGTCAAATTAAAGATCAATTGTCAAAATCGAAAATCGTAAATAAAACCAACGGAACTGTATTGACAAAATATGCAGAAGTAGGCGAAATGGCGACAATTGGCAAACCTATGTATAAAATTGCAGATTTGTCGACCATAATTTTGAGAGTTTATATTACCGGAGATCAATTACCAACGCTTAAATTGAATGATAAAGTAAAAGTTTTTGTTGATGCTACAAACAAAACTTACAAAGAATATGAAGGTGTTGTAGAATGGATTAGTGATAAAGCGGAGTTTACGCCAAAAACAATTCAGACGAAAGATGAACGTGCCAATTTGGTTTATGCCGTAAAGGTGAGAGTTAAAAATGACGGTTACCTTAAAATTGGAATGTATGGCGAAGTAAAACTTTCGAAATAA
- a CDS encoding ABC transporter ATP-binding protein, with amino-acid sequence MESVVVKNIVKTYGKEKKIAVNDVSFSVSKGELFGLIGPDGAGKTSIFRILTTLLLADQGSAFVGGLDVVKDFKSIRNTIGYMPGKFSLYQDLTVEENLNFFATLFGTTIEENYDLIKDIYIQIEPFKTRRAGKLSGGMKQKLALCCALIHKPNVLFLDEPTTGVDPVSRKEFWEMLKKLKEQEITIIVSTPYMDEANLCDRIALIQDGKILSIDTPKNIISNYPDALFAVKAAEMYPLLKALAIYPNRLASYAFGEFAHFSFKGNPDKEDLVKFLESKGIKNIDIKDAEVTIEDSFIKLLS; translated from the coding sequence ATGGAATCTGTTGTTGTAAAAAATATTGTCAAAACCTACGGAAAGGAGAAAAAAATTGCTGTAAACGATGTTTCTTTTTCTGTAAGCAAAGGCGAGCTTTTTGGATTAATTGGTCCTGATGGCGCAGGAAAAACCAGCATTTTCAGAATTTTGACTACGCTTTTATTGGCAGATCAAGGTTCGGCTTTTGTTGGTGGTTTGGATGTGGTGAAAGATTTCAAATCAATTAGAAACACAATTGGTTATATGCCGGGAAAATTCTCGTTGTATCAGGATTTAACTGTCGAAGAAAATCTTAATTTTTTCGCCACATTATTCGGAACCACGATCGAGGAGAATTATGATTTGATCAAAGACATTTACATTCAAATAGAGCCTTTTAAAACCCGAAGAGCAGGAAAATTATCAGGCGGAATGAAACAAAAACTGGCTTTGTGCTGTGCATTAATCCATAAACCAAATGTGTTGTTTCTGGATGAACCTACAACAGGCGTTGATCCTGTTTCGAGAAAGGAATTTTGGGAAATGCTCAAAAAATTAAAAGAACAGGAAATCACCATTATTGTATCAACGCCATATATGGATGAAGCCAATCTTTGCGATAGAATTGCCTTGATTCAAGACGGAAAAATACTTTCGATCGATACGCCCAAAAACATAATTAGCAATTATCCGGACGCACTTTTTGCGGTAAAAGCTGCCGAAATGTATCCGCTTTTGAAAGCTTTAGCAATTTACCCAAACCGACTTGCGAGTTATGCATTTGGAGAATTTGCTCATTTTTCTTTCAAAGGAAATCCTGATAAAGAAGATTTAGTAAAATTTCTTGAAAGTAAAGGAATTAAAAACATCGATATAAAAGACGCAGAAGTAACAATTGAAGATAGTTTTATTAAGCTTTTGAGCTAA
- a CDS encoding ABC transporter ATP-binding protein, producing the protein MNEKVISCNALTKRFGDFTAVDSITFDVQKGEIFGFLGANGAGKTTAMRMLCGLSIPTSGEATIAGFNVYKETEKIKKSIGYMSQKFSLYDDLTVQENITFFAGIYGLSDKAIKENSASLLKQLGMEDQANIRVGSLPLGWKQKLAFSTAIIHKPEIVFLDEPTGGVDPVTRRQFWDLIYEASGNGITIFVTTHYMDEAEYCNRVSIMVDGRVEALDTPTNLKKQFNVATMDEVFYHLAREAKRGE; encoded by the coding sequence ATGAATGAAAAAGTAATTTCATGCAACGCATTAACCAAACGATTTGGAGATTTTACAGCTGTAGATTCCATCACATTTGACGTGCAAAAAGGAGAAATTTTTGGTTTTCTGGGTGCAAATGGCGCGGGAAAAACTACTGCAATGCGAATGTTATGCGGATTATCAATTCCGACATCTGGAGAAGCTACAATTGCGGGATTTAATGTTTATAAAGAAACCGAGAAAATAAAGAAAAGCATTGGTTATATGAGTCAGAAATTCTCTTTGTATGATGATTTGACGGTGCAGGAAAACATTACATTTTTTGCTGGAATTTATGGTCTTTCTGATAAAGCTATTAAAGAGAATAGTGCTTCACTTTTGAAACAATTAGGGATGGAAGATCAGGCGAATATACGAGTTGGATCGCTTCCGTTGGGATGGAAACAGAAACTGGCATTTTCGACGGCGATTATTCATAAACCCGAAATTGTATTTCTGGATGAACCAACCGGAGGAGTTGATCCCGTAACGCGCAGACAGTTTTGGGATTTAATATATGAAGCCTCTGGAAACGGAATTACCATTTTTGTGACAACGCATTATATGGACGAAGCCGAATATTGCAACAGAGTTTCGATAATGGTTGATGGCAGAGTAGAAGCGCTTGATACGCCAACGAATTTAAAAAAGCAGTTTAATGTTGCAACAATGGATGAGGTGTTTTATCATCTTGCGAGAGAAGCAAAACGAGGAGAATAA
- a CDS encoding ABC transporter permease, with amino-acid sequence MKQFLTFVRKEFLHVLRDKKTLFILFGMPIVQILIFGFALTNEVKNSQIVVVDYAKDMASQEIITKIEASRYFEITKSLAGSKELEAAFRTGEIKMAIIFPEGFNNQLLHQNKAQIQVIADASDPNNATTLTNYVSSIISDYQAQMNENVPVPYQIKPEVKMLYNPQLKGAPNFVPGVMALVLMLVCVMMTAISIVKEKETGTMEILLVSPFKPLMVILSKAVPYLLLSMINVISILLLSVFVLDLPIAGNIFLLFAESTLFIITCLTLGIFISVKTDSQQTAMLISLLGMLLPTLLFSGFMFPIENMPVPLQWFSNIVPSKWYYIIVKGIIIKGLGFSFVWKETLILFGITVFLLIISLKSFKIRL; translated from the coding sequence ATGAAACAGTTTTTGACATTTGTAAGGAAAGAGTTTTTGCACGTACTGCGCGACAAAAAAACATTATTCATTCTTTTTGGGATGCCAATAGTGCAAATCCTGATTTTTGGTTTTGCATTGACAAACGAAGTGAAAAATTCGCAAATTGTTGTGGTAGATTATGCTAAAGATATGGCTTCGCAGGAAATCATAACTAAAATAGAAGCAAGTCGTTATTTTGAAATCACCAAAAGTCTTGCTGGAAGCAAAGAACTTGAAGCTGCTTTTAGAACCGGAGAAATCAAAATGGCCATTATATTTCCGGAAGGATTCAACAATCAATTATTACATCAGAATAAAGCCCAGATTCAGGTTATTGCAGATGCTTCAGATCCAAATAATGCGACAACATTAACCAATTATGTATCATCGATAATAAGCGATTATCAGGCACAAATGAACGAGAATGTGCCGGTTCCTTATCAAATCAAGCCCGAAGTAAAAATGTTGTATAATCCGCAGTTAAAAGGCGCTCCAAATTTTGTTCCCGGTGTTATGGCTTTGGTTTTGATGCTTGTTTGCGTGATGATGACGGCAATTTCGATCGTGAAAGAAAAAGAAACAGGAACGATGGAAATTCTTTTGGTTTCGCCCTTTAAACCTCTTATGGTAATACTCTCAAAAGCAGTTCCGTATCTTTTGCTTTCAATGATAAATGTGATTTCTATTTTATTATTGAGTGTTTTTGTACTCGATCTTCCTATTGCGGGGAATATTTTCTTGCTTTTTGCCGAAAGTACTTTGTTTATTATCACTTGTTTAACGCTTGGAATATTTATTTCGGTGAAAACAGATTCACAGCAAACCGCAATGTTGATTTCGTTACTAGGAATGCTTTTACCAACGTTGCTTTTCAGCGGATTTATGTTTCCAATAGAAAATATGCCAGTCCCTTTGCAATGGTTTTCCAATATAGTGCCTTCAAAATGGTATTATATTATCGTAAAAGGTATTATAATCAAAGGATTAGGGTTTTCATTTGTATGGAAAGAGACGCTGATTCTATTTGGAATCACGGTTTTCTTATTGATAATTAGCCTTAAAAGCTTTAAAATACGTTTGTAA
- a CDS encoding ABC transporter permease: MRIIKFLLVKEFKQIFRNRAILAVIMVMPVMQLIILPLAANYEIKNINLAVVDNDRSDYSRDLTNKVVASGYFKLRSYNDSYKQAFTQVEEDRADLILEIPHGFEQDLIRENHQQLFIGVNAINGTKAGLGAGYIADIIRDYNSNLSLKNNPKGSFNPIPQIEIASSNWYNPHLNYRLYMVPGILAILVTLVGGFLSALNIVKEKEAGTIEQINVSPVKKYHFILGKLIPFWILGNVVFTLGLLVGWLFYGIIPLGNLLVLYAFVCVYLLAILGFGLLISTICETQQQAMLIMFFFVMIFVLMGGLFTPIDSMPDWAKTVSKFNPISYFIDVMRMVIIKGSGFRDISKHILIIIGFAIVLNLAAILNYRKTS; the protein is encoded by the coding sequence ATGAGAATTATAAAATTTTTGCTTGTCAAAGAATTTAAACAAATATTTCGTAATCGCGCAATATTGGCCGTTATAATGGTAATGCCGGTTATGCAGCTTATTATTTTACCGCTTGCTGCGAATTATGAAATCAAAAACATCAATCTGGCAGTTGTAGACAATGATCGATCTGATTATTCGAGAGATTTGACCAATAAAGTTGTTGCGTCAGGATATTTTAAACTTCGCAGTTACAACGATTCTTATAAACAAGCTTTTACTCAGGTCGAAGAAGATCGCGCCGATTTAATTCTGGAAATTCCACATGGATTTGAACAAGATTTGATACGCGAAAATCATCAACAGCTTTTTATTGGCGTAAATGCCATAAACGGAACAAAAGCGGGATTAGGCGCGGGATATATTGCCGACATTATAAGAGATTATAATAGTAATCTAAGCCTAAAAAATAACCCAAAAGGAAGTTTTAATCCAATTCCTCAAATAGAAATTGCGTCGTCAAATTGGTACAATCCGCATTTGAATTACAGATTGTATATGGTTCCGGGAATATTGGCGATTTTGGTAACGCTTGTTGGAGGATTTTTGTCGGCATTAAATATTGTAAAAGAAAAAGAAGCCGGAACAATCGAACAAATCAATGTTTCGCCCGTCAAAAAATATCACTTTATATTAGGAAAACTGATTCCGTTTTGGATTCTGGGCAATGTTGTATTTACCTTAGGATTATTGGTTGGATGGCTGTTTTATGGAATAATTCCGTTAGGAAATCTATTGGTTTTATACGCTTTTGTATGCGTTTATTTATTGGCGATTTTGGGTTTTGGTTTACTGATTTCAACCATTTGCGAAACGCAGCAACAAGCGATGCTTATTATGTTTTTCTTTGTCATGATATTTGTTTTAATGGGCGGTTTATTTACGCCAATTGATAGCATGCCGGATTGGGCAAAAACGGTTTCGAAATTTAATCCCATAAGTTATTTTATTGATGTTATGCGAATGGTAATCATCAAAGGAAGCGGTTTTAGGGATATTTCAAAACATATTCTGATTATAATAGGTTTTGCAATTGTATTGAATTTGGCTGCAATTCTTAATTACCGAAAAACATCTTAA